One stretch of Calonectris borealis chromosome 5, bCalBor7.hap1.2, whole genome shotgun sequence DNA includes these proteins:
- the NEMF gene encoding ribosome quality control complex subunit NEMF isoform X1, with the protein MKSRFSTVDIRAVLAELRQSLLGMRVNNVYDVDNKTYLIRLQKPDCKATLLLESGIRIHTTEFEWPKNMMPSSFAMKCRKHLKTRRLVSVKQLGIDRIVDFQFGSDEAAYHLIIELYDRGNIVLTDHEYVILNILRFRTDEADDVRFAVRERYPIDSAKAPAPLPTLERLTEMISNAPKGEQLKRVLNPHLPYGATVIEHCLIEAGFSGYVKIDQHMESKENIEKVLAALEKAEEYMSLTDNFSGKGYIIQKREKKPSLEPDKPAEDIYTYEEFHPFLFSQHSKCPYLEFDSFNKAADEFYSKLEGQKIDLKALQQEKQALKKLENVRRDHEHRLEALQQAQEADKIKGELIEMNLEIVDRAIQVVRSALANQIDWTEIGAIVKEAQAQGDPVASAIKELKLQTNHITMLLRNPYVFSEEEEEEEDADIEKEETEEPKGKKKKNKNKQLKKPQKNKPSLVDVDLSLSAYANAKKYYDHKRHAAKKTQKTVEAAEKAFKSAEKKTKQTLREVQTVTTIQKARKVYWFEKFLWFISSENYLIIAGRDQQQNELIVKRYLKPGDIYVHADLHGATSCVIKNPSGEPIPPRTLTEAGTMALCYSAAWDARVVTSAWWVSHNQVSKTAPTGEYLTTGSFMIRGKKNFLPPSYLMMGFSFLFKVDESCVWRHREERKIKVQDEDLETVSSSAGELVSEEVELLEGGESSSEEEKAECQEAPEDVEAMSESNRDEGVADLDQGRVNTPPAPEGDSEEDDGESEVEHPESKSEVKEEEVNYPDTTIDLSHLQSQRSLQKIVPKEEEPNLSDSKSQGRRHLSAKERREMKKKKQQNDSENLEPPEEKQRETETQPPPAPNTNKGVPAPQPIKRGQKSKMKKMKEKYKDQDEEDRELIMKLLGSAGSNKEEKGKKGKKGKTKEEPAKKQQQKPKAARRGAGGGKETLPSGVLLHDLQDPALEEPQDEKEEQDQDQPGVEEGEALLDSLTGQPHPEDILLFAVPICAPYTAMTNYKYKVKLTPGTQKKGKAAKIALHNFMQSKEASAREKDLFRSVKDTDLSRNIPGKVKVSAPHLLNKKKK; encoded by the exons atGAAGTCCCGGTTCAGCACCGTCGATATCCGCGCGGTGCTCGCCGAGCTCCGGCAGAG CTTATTGGGAATGAGAGTAAACAATGTTTATGATGTGGATAATAAGACGTACCTTATTCGCCTTCAAAA ACCAGACTGCAAGGCCACGCTGCTGCTTGAATCTGGTATACGCATTCACACGACGGAGTTCGAGTGGCCAAAAAACATGATGCCATCTAGCTTTGCAATGAAG TGCCGTAAGCATTTAAAGACCAGAAGGCTTGTCAGTGTAAAACAGCTGGGTATAGACAGAATTGTGGACTTCCAGTTTGGAAGCGATGAAGCTGCGTATCACCTTATCATTGAGCTGTACGACAGG GGTAACATTGTCCTGACAGACCACGAATATGTCATTTTAAACATTCTGAGGTTTCGTACGGATGAAGCGGATGACGTCAGATTTGCGGTTCGGGAACGATACCCAATCGACAGTGCAAAAGCACCTGCACCTCTGCCAACCTTGGAAAG GTTAACTGAAATGATATCAAACGCACCCAAAGGGGAACAACTGAAGAGGGTTCTTAACCCGCATCTTC cttatGGAGCCACTGTCATTGAGCATTGCCTTATAGAAGCTGGGTTTTCTGGATATGTCAAAATAGATCAGCATATGGAAAGTAAAG aaaatattgaaaaagtgCTTGCTGCTTTAGAGAAAGCAGAAGAATATATGTCATTAACTGACAACTTCAGTGGAAAG GGTTATATTAtccagaaaagggagaaaaagccaAGTCTGGAACCAGATAAACCAGCAGAAGATATCTACAC ATATGAGGAATTTCAtcctttcttgttttctcaaCATTCAAAATGTCCGTACTTGGAATTTGACTCATTCAATAAG GCAGCAGACGAGTTCTACTCCAAGCTAGAGGGACAGAAAATTGATCTGAAAGCATTGCAGCAG gaaaaacaagcattGAAGAAACTTGAAAATGTCCGTAGGGATCATGAGCACAGACTAGAAGCTCTTCAGCAAGCTCAG gAAGCTGATAAGATAAAAGGAGAACTTATAGAAATGAACTTGGAGATTGTCGACCGAGCCATCCAGGTGGTCCGTAGTGCGTTAGCCAACCAGATAGACTGGACAGAGATCGGAGCCATTGTTAAAGAAGCTCAAGCGCAGGGAGACCCTGTTGCAAGTGCAATCAAAGAATTAAAGCTTCAGACAAATCATATCACAATGCTGCTGAG GAACCCATATGTGTTCtcggaagaggaagaggaggaggaggatgctgatatagagaaagaagaaacggaagaaccaaagggaaaaaagaaaaagaataaaaacaaacagttgAAGAAACCTCAGAAAAACAAACCGTCATTAGTTGATGTTGATCTCAGTTTATCTGCATATGCCAATGCCAAAAA GTACTATGATCACAAAAGACATGCAGCTAAGAAAACTCAGAAGACTGTAGAAGCTgcagaaaag GCATTTAAATCGGCTGAGAAGAAGACGAAGCAGACGTTGAGGGAAGTTCAGACAGTTACCACCATTCAGAAAGCGAGAAAGGTCTATTG GTTTGAGAAGTTCCTGTGGTTCATTAGTTCTGAGAATTACCTTATTATTGCTGGAAGAGATCAACAGCAGAATGAGCTGATTGTAAAGCGGTATCTTAAACCAG GGGATATATACGTGCACGCCGATCTCCATGGAGCCACAAGCTGTGTGATCAAGAACCCGTCAG GTGAACCGATCCCTCCACGAACCCTGACAGAGGCGGGCACGATGGCCTTGTGTTACAGTGCTGCCTGGGATGCCCGTGTTGTCACCAGTGCTTGGTGGGTCTCCCACAACCAG GTTTCTAAAACTGCACCTACAGGAGAATACCTCACTACTGGAAGCTTCATGATCCGAG GGAAGAAGAATTTTCTTCCACCTTCATATCTGATGATGGGCTTTAGCTTCTTGTTTAAG GTGGATGAAAGCTGTGTTTGGAGACACCGAGAAGAAAGGAAGATCAAAGTACAGGATGAGGATCTGGAAACGGTTTCCAGCAGTGCCGGTGAACTGGTGTCTGAGGAAGTGGAGCTATTAG aaggaggagaaagcagcagcgaagaggaaaaagcagagtgTCAGGAAGCACCAGAGGATGTGGAAGCCATGTCTGAGAGTAATCGTGATGAGGGCGTTGCTGACCTTGACCAGGGCAGAGTAAACACACCTCCTGCACCAGAGGGTGACTCTGAAGAGGATGATGGAGAATCTGAAGTGGAACATCCGGAGTCAAAGAGCGAAGTGAAGGAAGAAGAGGTAAATTACCCCGATACAACAATCGACCTGTCGCATCTTCAATCTCAAAG ATCCCTGCAGAAAATCGTCCCCAAAGAGGAAGAACCCAACTTG AGTGACAGCAAGTCCCAGGGGCGAAGGCATCTGTCTGCCAAGGAGAGGAG agaaatgaagaaaaagaagcagcaaaacgACTCTGAGAACTTGGAGCCGCCcgaagagaagcagagagagacggAGACACAGCCTCCCCCTGCTCCTAACACCAATAAGGGTGTGCCGGCCCCTCAGCCCATCAAGCGGGGCCAAAAG agtaaaatgaagaaaatgaaggagaagTACAAGGACCAGGACGAGGAGGACCGGGAGCTGATCATGAAGCTGCTGGGG TCTGCAGGGTCAaacaaggaggagaaagggaaaaaagggaaaaaggggaagaCAAAAGAAGAGCCAGCGAAGAAGCAACAGCAGAAACCCAAGGCTGCGCGTCGTGGTGctggagggggcaaggagacgcTCCCATCAGGAGTCCTGCTGCACGATTTGCAGGACCCAGCCCTGGAGGAGCCGCAGGATGAGAAG GAGGAGCAAGACCAGGATCAGCCGGGAGTTGAG
- the NEMF gene encoding ribosome quality control complex subunit NEMF isoform X2 yields the protein MKSRFSTVDIRAVLAELRQSLLGMRVNNVYDVDNKTYLIRLQKPDCKATLLLESGIRIHTTEFEWPKNMMPSSFAMKCRKHLKTRRLVSVKQLGIDRIVDFQFGSDEAAYHLIIELYDRGNIVLTDHEYVILNILRFRTDEADDVRFAVRERYPIDSAKAPAPLPTLERLTEMISNAPKGEQLKRVLNPHLPYGATVIEHCLIEAGFSGYVKIDQHMESKENIEKVLAALEKAEEYMSLTDNFSGKGYIIQKREKKPSLEPDKPAEDIYTYEEFHPFLFSQHSKCPYLEFDSFNKAADEFYSKLEGQKIDLKALQQEKQALKKLENVRRDHEHRLEALQQAQEADKIKGELIEMNLEIVDRAIQVVRSALANQIDWTEIGAIVKEAQAQGDPVASAIKELKLQTNHITMLLRNPYVFSEEEEEEEDADIEKEETEEPKGKKKKNKNKQLKKPQKNKPSLVDVDLSLSAYANAKKYYDHKRHAAKKTQKTVEAAEKAFKSAEKKTKQTLREVQTVTTIQKARKVYWFEKFLWFISSENYLIIAGRDQQQNELIVKRYLKPGDIYVHADLHGATSCVIKNPSGEPIPPRTLTEAGTMALCYSAAWDARVVTSAWWVSHNQVSKTAPTGEYLTTGSFMIRGKKNFLPPSYLMMGFSFLFKVDESCVWRHREERKIKVQDEDLETVSSSAGELVSEEVELLGGESSSEEEKAECQEAPEDVEAMSESNRDEGVADLDQGRVNTPPAPEGDSEEDDGESEVEHPESKSEVKEEEVNYPDTTIDLSHLQSQRSLQKIVPKEEEPNLSDSKSQGRRHLSAKERREMKKKKQQNDSENLEPPEEKQRETETQPPPAPNTNKGVPAPQPIKRGQKSKMKKMKEKYKDQDEEDRELIMKLLGSAGSNKEEKGKKGKKGKTKEEPAKKQQQKPKAARRGAGGGKETLPSGVLLHDLQDPALEEPQDEKEEQDQDQPGVEEGEALLDSLTGQPHPEDILLFAVPICAPYTAMTNYKYKVKLTPGTQKKGKAAKIALHNFMQSKEASAREKDLFRSVKDTDLSRNIPGKVKVSAPHLLNKKKK from the exons atGAAGTCCCGGTTCAGCACCGTCGATATCCGCGCGGTGCTCGCCGAGCTCCGGCAGAG CTTATTGGGAATGAGAGTAAACAATGTTTATGATGTGGATAATAAGACGTACCTTATTCGCCTTCAAAA ACCAGACTGCAAGGCCACGCTGCTGCTTGAATCTGGTATACGCATTCACACGACGGAGTTCGAGTGGCCAAAAAACATGATGCCATCTAGCTTTGCAATGAAG TGCCGTAAGCATTTAAAGACCAGAAGGCTTGTCAGTGTAAAACAGCTGGGTATAGACAGAATTGTGGACTTCCAGTTTGGAAGCGATGAAGCTGCGTATCACCTTATCATTGAGCTGTACGACAGG GGTAACATTGTCCTGACAGACCACGAATATGTCATTTTAAACATTCTGAGGTTTCGTACGGATGAAGCGGATGACGTCAGATTTGCGGTTCGGGAACGATACCCAATCGACAGTGCAAAAGCACCTGCACCTCTGCCAACCTTGGAAAG GTTAACTGAAATGATATCAAACGCACCCAAAGGGGAACAACTGAAGAGGGTTCTTAACCCGCATCTTC cttatGGAGCCACTGTCATTGAGCATTGCCTTATAGAAGCTGGGTTTTCTGGATATGTCAAAATAGATCAGCATATGGAAAGTAAAG aaaatattgaaaaagtgCTTGCTGCTTTAGAGAAAGCAGAAGAATATATGTCATTAACTGACAACTTCAGTGGAAAG GGTTATATTAtccagaaaagggagaaaaagccaAGTCTGGAACCAGATAAACCAGCAGAAGATATCTACAC ATATGAGGAATTTCAtcctttcttgttttctcaaCATTCAAAATGTCCGTACTTGGAATTTGACTCATTCAATAAG GCAGCAGACGAGTTCTACTCCAAGCTAGAGGGACAGAAAATTGATCTGAAAGCATTGCAGCAG gaaaaacaagcattGAAGAAACTTGAAAATGTCCGTAGGGATCATGAGCACAGACTAGAAGCTCTTCAGCAAGCTCAG gAAGCTGATAAGATAAAAGGAGAACTTATAGAAATGAACTTGGAGATTGTCGACCGAGCCATCCAGGTGGTCCGTAGTGCGTTAGCCAACCAGATAGACTGGACAGAGATCGGAGCCATTGTTAAAGAAGCTCAAGCGCAGGGAGACCCTGTTGCAAGTGCAATCAAAGAATTAAAGCTTCAGACAAATCATATCACAATGCTGCTGAG GAACCCATATGTGTTCtcggaagaggaagaggaggaggaggatgctgatatagagaaagaagaaacggaagaaccaaagggaaaaaagaaaaagaataaaaacaaacagttgAAGAAACCTCAGAAAAACAAACCGTCATTAGTTGATGTTGATCTCAGTTTATCTGCATATGCCAATGCCAAAAA GTACTATGATCACAAAAGACATGCAGCTAAGAAAACTCAGAAGACTGTAGAAGCTgcagaaaag GCATTTAAATCGGCTGAGAAGAAGACGAAGCAGACGTTGAGGGAAGTTCAGACAGTTACCACCATTCAGAAAGCGAGAAAGGTCTATTG GTTTGAGAAGTTCCTGTGGTTCATTAGTTCTGAGAATTACCTTATTATTGCTGGAAGAGATCAACAGCAGAATGAGCTGATTGTAAAGCGGTATCTTAAACCAG GGGATATATACGTGCACGCCGATCTCCATGGAGCCACAAGCTGTGTGATCAAGAACCCGTCAG GTGAACCGATCCCTCCACGAACCCTGACAGAGGCGGGCACGATGGCCTTGTGTTACAGTGCTGCCTGGGATGCCCGTGTTGTCACCAGTGCTTGGTGGGTCTCCCACAACCAG GTTTCTAAAACTGCACCTACAGGAGAATACCTCACTACTGGAAGCTTCATGATCCGAG GGAAGAAGAATTTTCTTCCACCTTCATATCTGATGATGGGCTTTAGCTTCTTGTTTAAG GTGGATGAAAGCTGTGTTTGGAGACACCGAGAAGAAAGGAAGATCAAAGTACAGGATGAGGATCTGGAAACGGTTTCCAGCAGTGCCGGTGAACTGGTGTCTGAGGAAGTGGAGCTATTAG gaggagaaagcagcagcgaagaggaaaaagcagagtgTCAGGAAGCACCAGAGGATGTGGAAGCCATGTCTGAGAGTAATCGTGATGAGGGCGTTGCTGACCTTGACCAGGGCAGAGTAAACACACCTCCTGCACCAGAGGGTGACTCTGAAGAGGATGATGGAGAATCTGAAGTGGAACATCCGGAGTCAAAGAGCGAAGTGAAGGAAGAAGAGGTAAATTACCCCGATACAACAATCGACCTGTCGCATCTTCAATCTCAAAG ATCCCTGCAGAAAATCGTCCCCAAAGAGGAAGAACCCAACTTG AGTGACAGCAAGTCCCAGGGGCGAAGGCATCTGTCTGCCAAGGAGAGGAG agaaatgaagaaaaagaagcagcaaaacgACTCTGAGAACTTGGAGCCGCCcgaagagaagcagagagagacggAGACACAGCCTCCCCCTGCTCCTAACACCAATAAGGGTGTGCCGGCCCCTCAGCCCATCAAGCGGGGCCAAAAG agtaaaatgaagaaaatgaaggagaagTACAAGGACCAGGACGAGGAGGACCGGGAGCTGATCATGAAGCTGCTGGGG TCTGCAGGGTCAaacaaggaggagaaagggaaaaaagggaaaaaggggaagaCAAAAGAAGAGCCAGCGAAGAAGCAACAGCAGAAACCCAAGGCTGCGCGTCGTGGTGctggagggggcaaggagacgcTCCCATCAGGAGTCCTGCTGCACGATTTGCAGGACCCAGCCCTGGAGGAGCCGCAGGATGAGAAG GAGGAGCAAGACCAGGATCAGCCGGGAGTTGAG